The following nucleotide sequence is from Pseudoalteromonas xiamenensis.
TCTACGGCAGCATCTACATCCGCGGACGCAAAAACAATAAACGGCGCATTACCACCAAGTTCTAATGACATCCGTTTAATCGTCGATGCACCCTGCTCCATTAAGCTTCTGCCCACTTGAGTTGAGCCAGTAAACGTAATTTTCTGCACCGCTGCTGAATCGCAGAAATAGGACGCGAGAGCTTTCGGTTCTTGTGTATGGACCAGTTGCCAATCTTGCGCTTCGAAACCCGCTTCAAGTGCAAGATGATGCAGCGCAATAGCGCTAAGCGGCGTGGTTTCCGACGGTTTTAAAATAAAACTACATCCTGCGGCATAGGCTGGGGCGACTTTACGCGTGATCATCGCCAATGGGAAATTCCATGGTGTAATACCAAACACCACCCCAACAGGCTGTTTAATCGTGGAGACTTTTTGATTAATGGCTGTCGCGGGAATGATTTGTCCGTAAGCTCGTTTCGCTTCTTCACCGTACCAAATCACAAAGCCTGCAGCGTAATCCACTTCGGCGAGTGATTCACTCAAAGGTTTACCACTTTCTCGTGTTACAAGTTCCGCTAACACATCGCGATTTTCGACAATCAACTCATACCAGGTTCGCAAAATTTGTGCTCGTTGAGTTGCCGTTTTCTGACGAAGAGCGGCTAACCCAGTTTGTGCATTAACGACCACTTGCGCGAATGAATCCAGTGCAGTTTCCTCAACACGGGCAATGACTTCGTGAGTCGCAGGATCGTACACGGCAAAGAAGCCTGCTTGTGCAGACTCAGGTTGCTGCCAACCACCTTTAAAACGAGATGTGATTTTATCCATAGCGTTACTCCTAGAAGTCATAAAATTGATGGGATTCAATTGTGATGTGAACCGTTTTAACCCTAACTTTAGGGGAGAAAGGGTGAATTATCTCTTAACCTCGAAAGATTTAATATCCACTGCAACACGAAACCTTCCATACACAAACAAAAAAGGCGGTTACTTTCGTAAACCGCCTTTTCTTTTCTGCATTCGATTAGTGATCTTCGTTCACGATATTCAGATTGTATTTCGGGATCTCGACAACTAAGTCTTCGTCTGCAATAACCGCTTGGCAACCTAGGCGTGACTCGGGTTCCAAACCCCATGCTTTATCTAGCATGTCTTCTTCTAACTCATCACTTTCTTCGAGCGAATCAAAGCCTTCACGAATGACAATGTGACAAGTCGTACAGGCACACGATTTTTCACAGGCATGAGGAATCGCAATGCCGTTTTTCAATGCAACATCAAGTACTGTTTCGCCACTTTTGGCTTCAATTGCCGCACCTTCAGGGCAAAGCTCATGATGGGGTAAGAAAATAATTTGTGGCATGTTACACCTCGTCGATTGACTGCCCTTGCAGTACTCGCTTGATTGATTGGTCCATACGGCGAGAAGCAAATTCACTGCTCGCTTTATCTACGGCTTCGATTGCCGTTTTAATTTCATCTGGGTCTGCTGCGTTTTCGCGTTTCACATTTAACTCGTTCATGGCGACGCGAAGTTCATTAAGTTCTTCTTCATCCAATAAATGTGCGTCGGTCGCAAGTGATGCTTCAAGCGCTTCTAATACACGTAGCGCTTCAACTTGCTGCTCTTTGAGCATGCGTAGTTTCATGTCATCTCGAGCATGACTGATGGATTCTTTCAACATGTTTGCCACTTGGTCATCTGACAAACCAAATGAAGGCTTCACTTGGATTTCAGCTTGCACACCTGTGGATTTTTCCATAGCCGTTACACTGAGTAATCCGTCCGCATCCACTTTGAATGTCACACGAATGTGTGCAGCACCCGCAGCCATTGGTGGAATACCCTTCAAACTGAATTTAGCAAGTGAACGGCAATCATCCACTAACTCGCGCTCACCTTGCAGTACGTGCAAAGACATTGCCGTTTGACCATCTTTGAACGTCGTAAACTCTTGCGCTCTTGCAACGGGGATTGTGGTGTTGCGTGGAATGATCTTTTCCACCAATCCACCCATGGTTTCGAGTCCTAATGAAAGTGGTAACACGTCCAAAAGCAACATTTCAGAGTCAGGCTTGTTACCGACCAACACGTCCGCTTGAATCGCTGCGCCAATAGCAACAACACGGTCAGGGTCAATGCTCGTCAGAGGCGTTTTGCCAAAGAATTCTTCAACAGCCTCACGAATAACCGGCATACGAGTTGAACCACCAACCAGCACGACTTCGATGATGTCGTCGAGTTCTACTTCAGCATCTTTAACTGCACGACGACACGCTCGAAGCGTCTTTTTCACTAAGCTTTCGACTAACTCCGCAAACTGTGCACGCGTTACGGTCACCATATGCTGAGCATCACGTAGCTCAAGGCCTACATTGACTTTCTCATAACTACTCAACGCTTCTTTACAGGCTTTTGCTTTATTGATGAATAAACGGTGTTCTTTGTTGTTGAGATCCGTAATGCCCGTTTGCGCTTTGAAGTGTTCAACCAAAATGGCGTCAAAATCATCACCACCTAGGCTCGAGTCCCCGCCAGTAGCAAGTACTTCAAAGACCCCTTTGTTCAAACGCAGAATCGAGATATCAAATGTGCCACCGCCTAAGTCATAAACGGCAATCACACCTTCTTGACCCGAATCCAGACCGTAAGCTACTGCGGCTGCTGTTGGTTCATTCAATAAACGTAACACATTTAGGCCAGCTAGTTCCGCGGCATCTTTTGTACTTTGGCGCTGCGCATCATCAAAGTAGGCAGGCACTGTAATGACTGAACCGACAATGGGTTCACCACCAAAACTTTCTTCGGCACGCGCTTTTAAGACTTTTAAAATTTCAGCGGACGTTTGCACTGGGCTTTGAAGACCATGCGCAGTTTCAATCATCAAACTACCACTCGTTTCATTGAATACGTAGGGTAGCTGGCCATAGCTTGCAGTGATCTCTGTAGCTGTCTTACCAAGGAAACGTTTTACCGACACCAACGTGTTACTAGGGTCGTTTATCGCGTTATCTAACGCTGTTTGACCGACAACAACGCGACTCTCTTGGTAATGAACAACGGACGGAAGCATGGCTTTACCGTCGTGATCAACTAGCGTTTTTGCTTCTCCGCTTTGTACCGTCGCAACCAAAGAGTTGGTTGTGCCAAGGTCAATACCGATAGCTAATTTGTGTTGATGAGGTGCCGCGCTCTGCCCCGGCTCAGCAATTTGCAATAATGCCATGATGCTCTTCACTCGTCATAAATAGAGGTCAATGCTCTACTAATGCTTAATCCAATAAACTGTCTTCAATGCGAGATAATTCGTCTTTAAGTTTATAAACGAATTTCAATTTGCGAATGTGATCTGCTGCTTTTTGTAATTGCGCGTTGTCATTCGAACTCAATAACTCACCCAGTTCACTGCTGTAACGTTTATCCAACACTTTAATCTGTTGTTCGAAATCAGCAATCGCATCATCAGGGTCTGCAGCGTCTGGGATTTCACTTAAGGCTTCACGCAGTTCCATTTGTTCCATCAGGAACATTGGGTCTTGGAGAGTTTGTTGTTCCGCACGAATGTCCACGCCTTTTTCGCTAAGCATATACTCTGCACGTTTCACGGGGTGTTTTAAGGTGGCGAGGGCATCATTGATCTCTGCCGTTTTTTGTACGGCCAACAATTTTTCACGTTCGCTTTTGCCCGCAAATTTATCAGGATGGACGGCACGTTGTAGTTCGAGATAGTGTTGATTTAGCTTGGCTAAATCTACTTGGTAGCTTGGCGTTAATCCAAAAAGTTCAAAATAGCGCATAATGTCCTATCTTTATGATACGGCAAAGCCCCACCAAGGCAGGGCTTCGGACTCAAGCAAAGTAATAGGCGTTAGACGGTGAAGCTCTCACCACATCCACATTCGTCTTTTTGATTTGGGTTAGTAAATTTAAACCCTTCATTGAGACCTTCGCGGGTGTAATCCAACTCAGTGCCATCAATGTACACTAAGCTTTTTGCATCAACGATGATCTTAACGTCTTTTAATTCAAAAACTTCGTCATCTTCTGCAACTTCGTCAACGAACTCTAGTACATAAGCAAGACCTGAACAGCCGGTGGTTTTAACGCCTACGCGCAAACCAACGCCTTTACCACGGTTTTTCAAAAATGCTTGAACGCGGCTGGCTGCTGCGTCTGTCAATGTCACTGCCATCGTTTACGACTCTCTTACTTCGCGTGTTTACTCTTGTAATCTGCAATTGCTGCTTTGATTGCGTCTTCTGCCAAAATTGAACAATGAATTTTCACTGGTGGCAATTCAAGCTCAGCACTGATATCCGTGTTTTTGATTTCAGCAGCTTGATCAAGCGTTTTACCCTTCACCCACTCAGTTACAAGTGATGAAGAAGCAATCGCGCTACCACAACCGTAAGTTTTAAATTTTGCGTCTTCAATTACGCCATCTTCAGACACTTTGATTTGTAGCTTCATTACGTCGCCACATGCTGGATTCCCCAACCATGCCTGTCGCTACACTTGGGTCGTTTTTATCTAACGAGCCAACGTTACGTGGGTTTTCCACGTGATCAATTACTTTTTCACTGTACGCCATAACGCTTTCCTCACTACTCGTTTGGGTAACCAGCCTTCACTTCTGACTACCCGAAATCTTTACTTGCTCGGTAATTGCGGCTTAGTGGTGTGCCCACTCAACGCTGTCCAAATCGATACCATCTTTGAACA
It contains:
- a CDS encoding NAD-dependent succinate-semialdehyde dehydrogenase, with protein sequence MDKITSRFKGGWQQPESAQAGFFAVYDPATHEVIARVEETALDSFAQVVVNAQTGLAALRQKTATQRAQILRTWYELIVENRDVLAELVTRESGKPLSESLAEVDYAAGFVIWYGEEAKRAYGQIIPATAINQKVSTIKQPVGVVFGITPWNFPLAMITRKVAPAYAAGCSFILKPSETTPLSAIALHHLALEAGFEAQDWQLVHTQEPKALASYFCDSAAVQKITFTGSTQVGRSLMEQGASTIKRMSLELGGNAPFIVFASADVDAAVEGLIAAKYRNAGQTCIAANRVFVESACYEEFLTKLTAKVATLKQGNGLQSGIALGPLINAKAKERVTSVVNEALIAGATLHYQAKDLGGNFYPATILTEIKAEMAVANQELFGPIIAIQQFTTEDEAIAFANNVPEGLASYFYSSHAGQIERVGNALQFGMVGINTGAISNPAAPFGGMKQSGLGREGAQIGLDEYLEVKYLCQTF
- the fdx gene encoding ISC system 2Fe-2S type ferredoxin; its protein translation is MPQIIFLPHHELCPEGAAIEAKSGETVLDVALKNGIAIPHACEKSCACTTCHIVIREGFDSLEESDELEEDMLDKAWGLEPESRLGCQAVIADEDLVVEIPKYNLNIVNEDH
- the hscA gene encoding Fe-S protein assembly chaperone HscA; protein product: MALLQIAEPGQSAAPHQHKLAIGIDLGTTNSLVATVQSGEAKTLVDHDGKAMLPSVVHYQESRVVVGQTALDNAINDPSNTLVSVKRFLGKTATEITASYGQLPYVFNETSGSLMIETAHGLQSPVQTSAEILKVLKARAEESFGGEPIVGSVITVPAYFDDAQRQSTKDAAELAGLNVLRLLNEPTAAAVAYGLDSGQEGVIAVYDLGGGTFDISILRLNKGVFEVLATGGDSSLGGDDFDAILVEHFKAQTGITDLNNKEHRLFINKAKACKEALSSYEKVNVGLELRDAQHMVTVTRAQFAELVESLVKKTLRACRRAVKDAEVELDDIIEVVLVGGSTRMPVIREAVEEFFGKTPLTSIDPDRVVAIGAAIQADVLVGNKPDSEMLLLDVLPLSLGLETMGGLVEKIIPRNTTIPVARAQEFTTFKDGQTAMSLHVLQGERELVDDCRSLAKFSLKGIPPMAAGAAHIRVTFKVDADGLLSVTAMEKSTGVQAEIQVKPSFGLSDDQVANMLKESISHARDDMKLRMLKEQQVEALRVLEALEASLATDAHLLDEEELNELRVAMNELNVKRENAADPDEIKTAIEAVDKASSEFASRRMDQSIKRVLQGQSIDEV
- the hscB gene encoding co-chaperone HscB; this translates as MRYFELFGLTPSYQVDLAKLNQHYLELQRAVHPDKFAGKSEREKLLAVQKTAEINDALATLKHPVKRAEYMLSEKGVDIRAEQQTLQDPMFLMEQMELREALSEIPDAADPDDAIADFEQQIKVLDKRYSSELGELLSSNDNAQLQKAADHIRKLKFVYKLKDELSRIEDSLLD
- the iscA gene encoding iron-sulfur cluster assembly protein IscA → MAVTLTDAAASRVQAFLKNRGKGVGLRVGVKTTGCSGLAYVLEFVDEVAEDDEVFELKDVKIIVDAKSLVYIDGTELDYTREGLNEGFKFTNPNQKDECGCGESFTV